A region from the Lolium perenne isolate Kyuss_39 chromosome 4, Kyuss_2.0, whole genome shotgun sequence genome encodes:
- the LOC127347242 gene encoding protein TIFY 10b: MELFPQSFGLGVVQDAAAPDATKEQEKQQLTIFYGGKVLVFNDFPADKTKGLMQIIGKGNPVIQNVSAPVTVTKV, from the exons ATGGAGTTGTTCCCGCAGAGCTTCGGCCTGGGTGTCGTGCAGGACGCAGCTGCCCCTGATGCTACCAA GGAGCAAGAGAAGCAGCAGCTGACCATCTTCTACGGTGGGAAGGTGCTTGTGTTCAACGACTTCCCTGCAGATAAGACGAAGGGCCTGATGCAGATTATTGGCAAGGGCAATCCTGTAATTCAGAACGTCTCTGCGCCCGTAACTGTTACCAAGGTCTAG